The following proteins are encoded in a genomic region of Cyclonatronum proteinivorum:
- a CDS encoding RNA polymerase sigma factor, whose translation MNDFSRFITAILEDDQAAMNRYAQEVTRVLTDFLMIHFQVKKADAEDCAQNVLLMVISKTKAGELTPDKPPAYMLISARNEYFRLYKDQKRNGELPDHDLIESPLENPGELLVSKELKDILYYCIGKLSAGYQKLVLYMLKNPDEKAEGLARELNTSVNNIWTRKHRLNQKLMECMKKKI comes from the coding sequence ATGAATGATTTTTCCCGTTTTATCACAGCTATTCTGGAAGATGACCAAGCTGCTATGAACCGCTATGCCCAAGAGGTAACCCGGGTATTGACCGATTTTTTAATGATTCATTTTCAGGTTAAAAAAGCGGATGCAGAAGATTGTGCGCAAAATGTGCTGCTCATGGTGATCAGCAAAACCAAAGCGGGGGAACTTACGCCGGATAAGCCGCCGGCGTATATGCTTATTTCTGCACGGAATGAATATTTCCGGCTCTATAAAGACCAAAAGCGCAATGGAGAATTGCCGGATCATGACCTGATTGAGAGTCCGCTCGAAAATCCCGGCGAGCTGCTTGTGAGTAAAGAGCTGAAGGATATTTTGTATTACTGCATTGGAAAACTTAGCGCGGGCTATCAGAAACTTGTGCTGTATATGCTTAAAAATCCGGACGAAAAAGCGGAAGGTCTCGCACGTGAGTTAAATACCAGCGTCAACAACATCTGGACCCGCAAACACCGGCTTAATCAGAAGCTCATGGAGTGCATGAAAAAAAAGATTTAG
- a CDS encoding ring-cleaving dioxygenase: protein MKANVHGLHHITAIAGDPQENLDFYTKVMGLRLVKKSINQDAPDTYHLFFADRDGNPGTDLTFFPWPAMGPAKTGAGMANEVIFAIPNGSMPYWQERLQEHGISVREEVRFGEQHLVFSDPHGLGLALTENEDARDFAAWERSPVPAAKQLRGMHNVRFQVRELKYTEMLLTEGLGYTRISEDDGWVRFGVEGGTSGKLIEVHADASLGLGRWGTGGIHHLAWRVKDSEEEMTIRNRVLQFGLSPSPQIDRFWFKSVYFKEPGGVLFELATDGPGFDRDEDPDKLGETLILPPWYEPKRDLIEAGLPPLKYELS, encoded by the coding sequence ATGAAAGCGAACGTACACGGATTACATCATATCACGGCTATTGCCGGTGACCCTCAGGAAAATCTTGATTTTTACACGAAAGTGATGGGACTTCGTCTGGTTAAAAAAAGCATTAATCAGGATGCACCCGATACGTATCATCTGTTTTTTGCTGACAGGGACGGGAATCCCGGTACTGACCTCACTTTTTTCCCCTGGCCTGCCATGGGGCCAGCAAAAACCGGCGCAGGAATGGCAAATGAAGTTATTTTCGCCATTCCTAACGGTTCAATGCCGTACTGGCAGGAGCGCCTGCAGGAACACGGAATATCAGTACGTGAAGAAGTGCGCTTCGGGGAACAGCACCTCGTTTTTTCCGATCCGCACGGATTGGGGCTTGCTTTAACTGAAAATGAGGATGCACGGGATTTCGCAGCATGGGAAAGAAGTCCGGTACCTGCGGCAAAACAGCTGCGCGGTATGCATAATGTGCGGTTTCAGGTACGTGAACTCAAATACACCGAAATGCTGCTCACCGAAGGGCTTGGCTACACACGAATCTCAGAAGATGACGGCTGGGTGCGTTTCGGGGTTGAAGGCGGCACTTCCGGTAAGCTGATCGAAGTACACGCGGACGCTTCCCTCGGTCTAGGGCGTTGGGGCACAGGAGGAATCCATCACCTTGCCTGGCGCGTGAAGGACTCAGAAGAAGAAATGACCATCCGCAACCGCGTGCTGCAATTCGGCCTGTCCCCTTCGCCACAGATCGACCGCTTTTGGTTTAAATCCGTGTACTTTAAAGAGCCGGGCGGCGTACTGTTTGAGCTGGCAACTGACGGCCCCGGGTTTGACCGGGATGAAGATCCCGATAAGCTGGGCGAGACCTTAATTCTGCCTCCCTGGTATGAGCCGAAGCGGGATTTGATTGAGGCAGGTTTACCACCGCTCAAGTACGAGCTCAGCTAA
- the scpA gene encoding methylmalonyl-CoA mutase codes for MSPVPDSPLFAKWKTQAEKFLKGAPLESLFYETPEGITMKPIYTSEDLSALPWKDSLPGQEPFTRGPYPTMYTQRPWTIRQYAGFSTAEESNAFYRKALAAGQRGLSVAFDLATHRGYDSDHPRVEGDVGKAGVAIDSVEDMKILFDGIPLDKMSVSMTMNGAVLPVLASYIVAAEEQGVTQEQLSGTIQNDILKEFMVRNTYIYPPQPSMRIVSDIIAHTSRYMPRYNSISISGYHMQEAGANSVLELAFTIADGLEYVEAAQTAGLDVDDFAPRLSFFFAIGMNFLMEVAKLRAARTLWAEMMKKRYSPKNPKSLMLRTHCQTSGWSLTAQDPLNNVVRTTIEAMAAVLGGTQSLHTNSYDEALSLPTDTAARIARNTQLIISEETDITKTVDPFAGSYAVESLTMELVEKARAIIDEVTELGGMAKAIESGMPKMRIEEAAAIKQAGIDKGDVTIVGVNKYRLAKEDDIEVLDIDNTEVRRKQIERLEKVKAARDNGKVEAALNKLREAATNPDINLLEASIEAARVRCTVGEISEALEKVWGRHNATAQTISGVYESAYKADDSYTKIKKAIEAFAGQEGRRPRMLVVKMGQDGHDRGAKVVATAFADIGFDVDMGPLFSTPEEAAKMAVENDVHVVGVSSLAAGHKTLIPKLISELKKQDAGDIVVIAGGVIPPKDFDWLREQGVAAVFGPGTHIPNAALEVLQAIESSAQKMA; via the coding sequence ATGAGTCCTGTACCTGATTCGCCTCTGTTCGCTAAGTGGAAAACACAAGCTGAGAAATTTTTGAAAGGCGCACCGCTTGAAAGCCTGTTTTATGAAACGCCCGAAGGCATCACCATGAAGCCTATTTACACTTCGGAAGATCTTTCAGCCCTTCCCTGGAAAGACAGCCTGCCCGGGCAAGAGCCCTTCACCCGTGGACCGTATCCGACCATGTACACACAGCGACCCTGGACCATCCGGCAGTATGCGGGCTTCTCAACTGCAGAAGAGTCTAACGCTTTCTACCGCAAAGCACTTGCTGCGGGACAGCGCGGTTTGAGCGTGGCCTTCGACCTTGCAACGCACCGCGGGTATGATTCCGATCACCCAAGGGTAGAGGGCGATGTCGGAAAAGCTGGGGTCGCCATCGACTCGGTCGAAGACATGAAAATCCTGTTCGACGGCATTCCGCTCGACAAGATGTCGGTTTCCATGACCATGAACGGCGCCGTGCTGCCGGTGCTTGCAAGCTATATTGTAGCAGCGGAGGAGCAGGGCGTGACACAGGAACAGCTCAGCGGCACCATTCAGAACGACATCCTGAAGGAGTTCATGGTGCGCAACACCTACATCTATCCCCCGCAGCCTTCTATGCGGATTGTTTCGGATATTATTGCGCACACGAGCCGGTACATGCCGCGCTACAATTCGATTTCCATTTCAGGCTATCACATGCAGGAAGCCGGTGCGAACAGCGTGCTCGAGCTCGCCTTCACCATTGCCGACGGTCTCGAATATGTAGAAGCCGCCCAAACAGCCGGACTTGATGTCGATGACTTCGCGCCGCGACTCTCCTTTTTCTTCGCCATTGGCATGAACTTTCTCATGGAAGTCGCCAAGCTTCGCGCCGCCCGCACACTCTGGGCCGAAATGATGAAGAAGCGCTACAGTCCGAAAAATCCGAAGTCGCTTATGCTGCGGACGCACTGTCAGACTTCCGGCTGGAGCCTTACGGCGCAGGATCCGCTCAACAATGTTGTGCGCACAACCATTGAAGCCATGGCCGCCGTGCTCGGTGGGACCCAAAGTCTGCACACCAACTCTTACGACGAAGCCCTTTCGCTACCGACCGATACCGCTGCGCGCATCGCCCGAAACACACAGCTGATCATCTCTGAGGAAACCGATATCACCAAAACCGTCGATCCGTTCGCCGGATCCTATGCGGTGGAGTCTCTCACCATGGAGCTGGTCGAAAAGGCCCGTGCCATCATCGACGAAGTCACCGAACTGGGCGGCATGGCCAAAGCTATCGAAAGCGGCATGCCCAAAATGCGCATCGAAGAAGCCGCTGCCATCAAGCAGGCGGGCATCGATAAGGGGGACGTCACTATTGTAGGGGTAAACAAGTACCGGCTCGCAAAGGAGGATGACATCGAGGTGCTTGATATCGACAACACCGAGGTCCGCCGGAAGCAGATCGAGCGGCTTGAAAAAGTGAAGGCCGCCCGCGACAACGGCAAGGTCGAAGCTGCCCTGAACAAGCTGCGCGAAGCCGCTACGAATCCGGACATCAACCTTCTCGAAGCTTCTATTGAAGCCGCGCGCGTCCGCTGCACGGTAGGTGAAATTTCCGAAGCCCTTGAAAAAGTATGGGGCCGCCACAACGCTACCGCGCAAACCATTTCGGGCGTGTACGAAAGTGCCTACAAAGCCGACGACTCCTATACCAAAATCAAAAAAGCAATTGAAGCTTTCGCCGGACAGGAAGGTCGCCGTCCCCGCATGCTGGTCGTAAAAATGGGGCAGGACGGTCACGACCGCGGTGCGAAAGTTGTCGCTACCGCTTTTGCCGATATCGGTTTTGATGTGGACATGGGACCCTTGTTTTCCACACCGGAAGAAGCCGCGAAAATGGCGGTTGAAAACGATGTGCACGTTGTGGGCGTATCAAGCCTTGCCGCCGGGCACAAAACCCTGATTCCGAAGCTCATCAGCGAGCTGAAAAAGCAGGACGCCGGCGACATTGTTGTGATTGCCGGTGGCGTAATTCCGCCCAAGGATTTCGACTGGCTCCGGGAACAGGGGGTTGCAGCCGTTTTCGGACCTGGCACGCATATTCCTAATGCCGCCCTGGAAGTCCTGCAGGCCATTGAAAGCTCAGCCCAAAAAATGGCCTGA
- a CDS encoding class I SAM-dependent methyltransferase: MKHFWDERYRLPEYAYGTEPNVFFKEKLATLSPGRILLPGEGEGRNAVWAAQQGWQVTAIDFSTTGRRKAMQLARKQGVQIAYQVESFHKVTPEPESFDAAAVIFFHVPALFMERAFAKITQSLKPGGTLIAELYAAAQLGRNSGGPQSPELLYTPEQIAQWTEGLHHHELVQTETVLNEGRFHQGEAVVIRIVAQKPTP, encoded by the coding sequence ATGAAACATTTCTGGGACGAACGCTACCGACTTCCTGAGTATGCCTACGGAACGGAACCCAATGTCTTTTTTAAAGAAAAACTTGCAACTCTCAGCCCCGGCAGGATATTGCTGCCCGGTGAAGGGGAAGGCCGCAATGCCGTTTGGGCCGCACAGCAGGGCTGGCAGGTCACAGCCATTGATTTCAGCACTACAGGCCGGCGCAAGGCCATGCAGCTTGCCAGAAAACAGGGCGTACAAATTGCGTATCAGGTAGAGTCGTTTCACAAAGTTACGCCCGAGCCTGAAAGTTTCGACGCAGCAGCGGTTATTTTTTTCCATGTGCCCGCCTTGTTCATGGAGCGCGCTTTTGCCAAAATTACCCAAAGCCTCAAACCCGGCGGCACCCTCATAGCCGAGCTGTATGCAGCCGCACAACTGGGACGCAACTCCGGCGGACCACAGTCGCCCGAGCTCCTATACACGCCTGAGCAAATTGCGCAATGGACCGAAGGCCTTCACCATCACGAACTCGTCCAAACGGAAACCGTCCTGAACGAAGGCCGCTTTCATCAGGGTGAAGCAGTCGTTATACGGATAGTTGCGCAAAAGCCGACGCCATAG
- a CDS encoding PAS domain S-box protein, with product MLPPYLKNSLVSAAAVITPDGDLKAYNPAFKKLMGDMPEYPSLFGLIQSGSHGSLRRLCAHAAQPDCPAGGKVPKAVFGLRTLFTTAGNPVEAEVLYFGDKSGDEGLLLALFVPVVQNSVLPKSAPTDSSLQRDYLASIIAAIPDMLLIADLNGNIMEWGHAEDGKQGFVPAAGFEESALQGLLPARVRVAFRTALRQLSQGESARRVEYRLAGSGQDNWFEANLAPLDAEKVVILNRDITKRKETEDKIRLQEGMLRAIYDSADQAVTFIDKELRVLFFNKVAETLVKQVFGKPQQTGLPALSYILPGEVSEFEQHYRRALLGETAYFEKDYRGKWWRYFIYPVYDKAGNISGIAQNVADITDRKSREIELRENKERLNKTIEAIPHPLLIADDRFQISYVNEQFENVLGFSEAEATVLKLDALIPEAQRASYAEDLIRYFGQHRTDPASASDASLINERFTEINKADGQTLMMSCSYNVFINSGKLYTIIILQDVSELKRRQDIILRQNMFLRKIAWQQSHGVRRPIANILAISNMIQTDEEMTPEELQQYLGHLSDEVGKLDEIVKNIVTETNQLERSGKDETRTADS from the coding sequence ATGCTTCCCCCTTATCTCAAAAATTCACTTGTTTCAGCGGCCGCTGTTATCACGCCTGATGGCGATCTGAAGGCTTATAATCCCGCTTTCAAAAAGCTGATGGGGGATATGCCGGAATATCCTTCGCTTTTTGGCCTGATTCAGTCCGGCTCGCATGGCAGCCTGAGGCGTTTATGCGCACATGCTGCGCAGCCGGATTGTCCCGCGGGCGGGAAGGTACCCAAAGCCGTTTTTGGGCTGCGCACGCTGTTTACAACAGCCGGAAATCCGGTCGAGGCCGAAGTTTTGTATTTCGGGGACAAAAGTGGTGATGAGGGGCTTTTACTTGCTTTGTTTGTGCCGGTTGTGCAAAACAGCGTGCTTCCGAAGAGCGCGCCGACCGACAGTAGCCTGCAGCGGGATTATCTTGCTTCCATTATTGCGGCCATTCCTGATATGCTGCTGATTGCTGACCTGAACGGCAATATTATGGAGTGGGGACACGCGGAGGATGGCAAACAGGGTTTTGTGCCCGCGGCAGGTTTTGAAGAAAGTGCCCTGCAGGGTCTGCTGCCTGCGCGGGTTCGGGTTGCTTTCCGTACCGCTCTCCGGCAGCTCTCTCAGGGGGAGTCTGCCCGCCGCGTGGAGTACCGTCTTGCGGGCAGCGGGCAGGACAACTGGTTTGAGGCCAATCTCGCACCGCTTGATGCAGAAAAGGTGGTTATTCTGAACCGTGATATCACCAAACGAAAAGAAACAGAGGATAAAATCCGGCTTCAGGAAGGCATGCTGCGCGCCATTTATGACAGTGCCGATCAGGCGGTAACTTTCATAGATAAGGAGCTTAGGGTGCTGTTTTTCAACAAGGTGGCCGAGACTTTGGTGAAACAGGTTTTTGGGAAACCCCAACAGACCGGTTTGCCGGCACTCTCGTATATCCTGCCGGGTGAAGTCAGCGAATTTGAACAGCATTACAGGCGCGCACTGCTTGGTGAAACGGCCTATTTTGAGAAGGATTATCGGGGCAAGTGGTGGCGCTATTTTATTTATCCGGTGTATGATAAGGCTGGAAACATCAGCGGTATCGCGCAAAATGTTGCTGATATAACCGACCGAAAATCCCGCGAAATTGAGCTGCGCGAAAACAAGGAGCGTCTCAACAAAACCATCGAAGCCATCCCGCACCCGCTGTTGATTGCCGACGATCGTTTTCAGATCTCGTATGTGAATGAACAGTTTGAAAACGTGCTGGGATTTTCAGAGGCGGAGGCGACGGTCCTGAAACTTGACGCGCTGATTCCTGAGGCGCAGCGCGCTTCCTATGCCGAAGACCTGATCCGCTATTTTGGTCAGCACCGCACAGACCCGGCTTCTGCCAGCGATGCTTCCCTTATAAACGAACGGTTTACAGAGATCAATAAAGCGGACGGGCAGACCCTGATGATGAGTTGCAGCTACAATGTTTTCATCAATTCCGGAAAGCTGTACACCATCATTATTTTGCAGGATGTATCTGAGCTTAAGCGGCGTCAGGATATCATCCTGCGGCAGAATATGTTTTTGCGTAAAATAGCCTGGCAGCAATCCCATGGGGTAAGGCGCCCGATCGCCAACATTCTGGCTATCAGCAACATGATTCAGACGGATGAGGAAATGACGCCGGAAGAACTTCAACAGTACCTTGGTCATCTCAGCGATGAGGTCGGGAAGCTTGATGAGATCGTGAAGAATATTGTTACCGAGACCAATCAGCTTGAGCGTAGCGGAAAGGATGAGACCCGAACAGCTGACAGCTGA
- a CDS encoding HD domain-containing protein produces MTKSEAENLLESFIENENLRHHCRMVAAAMTAYAQKLGKNEQQTHEWFLAGLLHDLDWEKHPDAHPNYALTEVFPQYDLPESVTEAIRAHAPERTGKQPETEIERYLFACDELSGFMHAVSLMRPEGFSGMKAKSVTKKMKDKRFAANVSRDDIRQGAELIQTELATHILFLAEVFESNP; encoded by the coding sequence ATGACCAAATCAGAAGCCGAAAACTTGCTCGAAAGCTTCATCGAAAACGAAAACCTGCGCCATCACTGCCGCATGGTAGCTGCCGCCATGACCGCCTACGCCCAAAAGCTGGGCAAAAACGAGCAGCAAACCCACGAATGGTTCCTCGCCGGCCTGTTGCACGACCTCGACTGGGAGAAACACCCCGATGCCCATCCCAACTATGCCCTGACCGAAGTTTTTCCCCAATACGACTTGCCGGAGTCCGTAACCGAAGCCATCCGCGCACACGCCCCGGAACGCACCGGCAAGCAGCCCGAGACCGAAATCGAGCGCTACCTCTTTGCCTGCGACGAGCTCAGCGGTTTCATGCACGCCGTCTCCCTCATGCGCCCCGAAGGCTTTTCCGGCATGAAGGCCAAATCGGTCACCAAAAAGATGAAGGACAAACGTTTTGCCGCAAACGTCAGCCGCGACGACATCCGGCAGGGCGCGGAGCTCATCCAAACCGAACTGGCCACGCACATCCTGTTCCTCGCGGAAGTATTCGAAAGCAACCCCTAA
- a CDS encoding ThuA domain-containing protein, which yields MKCFEMTCASLLPFLLFALGFALTACGGDAQDQQSDYSGPTQLEVEGATDRLLVYTKTSGWRHDSIEAGVEAVKRLGSDNGFSVKHTEDPAYFSPDNLSRYQAVLFLNTTEDVFSRDDQRQAFKAFIQNGGGFAGVHSATDTEYEWPWFGELVGARFSNHPNNPNVRQAVLEVVNRNHPATRPLPERWEREDEWYNFSFISGATQVLLRLDTDSYEGSDHPGNHPIAWYHDFDGGRAFYTGLGHTKESFEEPLFLDHLLGGILYALGR from the coding sequence ATGAAATGCTTTGAAATGACCTGCGCAAGCCTTTTGCCGTTCCTGCTTTTCGCCCTTGGGTTTGCCCTGACTGCTTGTGGCGGCGACGCTCAAGATCAGCAATCAGACTACAGCGGGCCTACGCAACTTGAGGTTGAAGGCGCAACGGACCGGCTGCTGGTTTACACGAAAACAAGCGGCTGGCGTCATGATTCGATTGAGGCGGGTGTTGAGGCCGTCAAGCGGCTGGGTTCCGACAACGGCTTCAGCGTGAAGCACACGGAAGACCCGGCTTATTTTTCGCCGGATAACCTGAGCCGCTATCAGGCGGTGCTATTTCTGAACACGACAGAAGATGTTTTTTCAAGAGATGATCAGCGTCAGGCATTTAAGGCTTTCATCCAAAACGGCGGCGGATTTGCCGGGGTGCATTCCGCTACGGACACCGAGTACGAGTGGCCGTGGTTCGGGGAGCTGGTGGGTGCGCGGTTTAGCAATCATCCCAATAACCCGAATGTGAGGCAGGCTGTACTTGAGGTGGTCAACAGGAATCATCCGGCAACCCGCCCTTTGCCGGAGCGCTGGGAGCGGGAAGATGAGTGGTACAACTTCAGCTTTATCAGCGGAGCGACCCAGGTGCTGTTGCGGCTCGATACGGACAGCTATGAGGGCAGCGATCACCCCGGGAATCACCCGATCGCGTGGTATCACGACTTCGACGGTGGGCGGGCTTTTTATACGGGGCTGGGGCACACCAAAGAATCCTTTGAAGAGCCGCTGTTTCTTGATCACCTGCTGGGCGGCATTTTGTACGCTTTGGGTCGGTAG